A window of the Nibribacter ruber genome harbors these coding sequences:
- a CDS encoding SAM-dependent methyltransferase: MSGKGTLFLIPTVLAEDTANEVICRQVAEVTAQLKYFMVENARTARRYIKSIAPSQVIEELQITVIDKDSSDTELSAALKPLLAGQDGGVVSEAGCPGVADPGAELARLAHQNGIKVVPLVGPSAILMGLMASGFNGQSFAFHGYLPIEKRDRLQALRGLEKEMQQKDQTQIFMETPYRNRQMIEDLLQNLSKDTKLCIAANITGPNEFIQTKTVANWKGKVPDLHKQPAVFLIYKR, from the coding sequence ATGAGCGGCAAAGGCACCTTATTTTTAATTCCGACGGTCTTAGCCGAGGACACTGCCAACGAAGTCATTTGCCGCCAAGTGGCCGAGGTCACTGCGCAGTTGAAATACTTCATGGTGGAGAATGCCCGCACGGCCCGCCGCTATATCAAGTCCATTGCGCCCTCGCAGGTCATAGAAGAACTGCAGATTACGGTCATTGACAAAGACTCCTCAGACACAGAACTATCAGCGGCGCTAAAGCCTTTGCTGGCGGGTCAGGACGGCGGCGTAGTGTCTGAAGCGGGTTGCCCCGGCGTGGCGGACCCTGGCGCAGAACTGGCCCGACTGGCGCACCAAAATGGTATTAAGGTAGTGCCTTTGGTGGGACCTTCGGCGATTTTGATGGGATTGATGGCGTCTGGGTTTAACGGACAGTCTTTCGCGTTTCATGGCTATTTGCCTATTGAAAAACGAGACCGCTTGCAGGCTTTGCGCGGACTGGAGAAGGAAATGCAACAGAAGGACCAGACCCAGATTTTCATGGAAACGCCTTACCGCAACCGCCAGATGATTGAGGATTTGTTGCAGAATCTGAGCAAGGACACCAAGCTCTGCATTGCCGCCAACATCACCGGCCCCAATGAGTTCATCCAGACCAAGACCGTCGCCAACTGGAAAGGCAAAGTCCCAGACCTGCACAAACAGCCCGCGGTGTTTTTGATTTATAAGCGGTAA
- a CDS encoding alpha/beta fold hydrolase — protein sequence MELHYRTLGEGSPLIILHGLFGTSDNWQTLGKQFSETHQVYLLDLRNHGRSPHSDEFSYQLMTDDLLEFVEQHNIQDPIILGHSMGGKVAMNFAVQHPDKLSKLIVADIAPKAYPPHHDAILEGLRSIDLNTLQSRNDADAILAQKESDMGTRMFLLKNLYRKEDNTFGWRLNIDAIEANLPGILDQVVSETPFNKPTLFIRGGNSRYIKPEQDTAEIQKLFPQARIETIEGAGHWLHAEKPQEFFVLVNQFLNA from the coding sequence ATGGAATTACACTACCGCACCCTGGGCGAAGGTTCGCCGCTCATCATTCTACACGGTCTCTTTGGCACCTCAGACAACTGGCAAACCCTGGGCAAGCAGTTCTCAGAGACACACCAAGTGTACCTGCTGGACCTGCGCAACCACGGCCGCTCGCCGCATTCAGATGAGTTTTCTTACCAGTTGATGACCGATGATTTGCTGGAGTTTGTGGAACAACACAACATCCAGGACCCCATCATCCTGGGGCATTCCATGGGCGGAAAAGTGGCCATGAACTTTGCCGTTCAGCACCCAGATAAGCTCTCCAAACTGATAGTAGCCGACATTGCCCCCAAAGCCTATCCGCCCCACCATGACGCTATTTTGGAAGGCTTGCGCTCTATTGACCTGAACACCTTGCAAAGCCGCAATGACGCTGATGCTATCCTGGCGCAGAAGGAAAGCGATATGGGTACGCGCATGTTCCTACTTAAAAACCTGTACCGCAAAGAAGACAATACCTTCGGCTGGCGCCTGAACATTGACGCCATTGAAGCCAACCTGCCCGGCATTCTGGACCAGGTAGTTTCTGAGACGCCGTTCAACAAACCCACGTTGTTCATAAGAGGCGGAAATTCCCGCTACATCAAGCCAGAGCAAGACACGGCAGAGATTCAGAAACTATTCCCGCAGGCACGCATAGAAACCATTGAAGGCGCCGGCCACTGGCTGCACGCCGAAAAGCCGCAGGAGTTCTTCGTCCTTGTTAACCAATTCTTGAACGCCTAA
- a CDS encoding pyridoxine 5'-phosphate synthase encodes MTKLSVNINKIATLRNARGGNRPNVLQTALDCERFGAQGITVHPRPDERHIRYQDVLDLKPAVTTEFNIEGNPTPDFIQLVLSVKPEQVTLVPDAPDAITSNAGWDTLKHKDFLVDIIAQFKEQGIRTSIFVDPDPKQVEGAALTGTDRIELYTEAYASQYLADREKAVAPYAEAAKVALQCNLGLNAGHDLDLDNLRFLKERLPNLQEVSIGHALVCDALYFGLENTIQLYLRQLNY; translated from the coding sequence ATGACGAAACTGAGCGTAAATATAAATAAAATAGCCACGTTGCGGAACGCCCGCGGCGGCAACCGTCCTAATGTTCTTCAAACGGCGTTGGACTGTGAACGGTTTGGCGCGCAGGGCATCACTGTGCACCCGCGCCCCGATGAACGCCACATCCGCTACCAAGACGTGCTGGACCTGAAACCCGCCGTCACCACCGAGTTCAACATAGAAGGCAATCCTACGCCAGACTTTATCCAATTAGTACTGAGTGTAAAGCCAGAGCAAGTGACGTTGGTGCCCGATGCGCCCGACGCCATTACCTCCAACGCCGGCTGGGACACCCTCAAGCACAAAGACTTTCTGGTAGACATCATCGCGCAGTTCAAAGAGCAAGGCATCCGGACCTCCATCTTTGTGGACCCAGACCCCAAACAGGTAGAAGGCGCCGCCTTGACCGGCACAGACCGCATAGAACTCTACACCGAGGCCTACGCCTCTCAGTACCTGGCTGACCGCGAGAAAGCCGTGGCCCCGTACGCCGAGGCCGCTAAAGTGGCCCTTCAATGCAACCTGGGTTTGAACGCCGGCCATGACCTGGACCTGGACAATCTGCGTTTCTTAAAAGAGCGCCTACCTAATTTACAGGAGGTTTCCATTGGCCATGCTTTGGTGTGTGATGCGCTGTATTTCGGGCTGGAGAACACCATTCAGCTGTACCTGCGCCAACTTAACTACTAA
- a CDS encoding GatB/YqeY domain-containing protein, which yields MSLKANVEAGIKQAMLAKDKTRLQALRSIKSQILLAETEKGGADELTQDAEMKLLTKSAKQRRDSAEIYRTQGRQDLEEVELAELAVIEEFLPKQLDEGDLRERLLEIIQRTGALGPSDMGKVMGVASRELAGLADGRAISSAVSALLNNTNA from the coding sequence ATGAGTTTAAAAGCAAACGTAGAAGCAGGTATCAAGCAAGCCATGCTGGCCAAAGATAAAACCCGTCTACAAGCCCTAAGAAGCATCAAGTCCCAAATTCTTCTAGCCGAAACCGAGAAAGGCGGCGCCGATGAATTAACTCAGGATGCGGAGATGAAACTGTTGACCAAGTCGGCTAAGCAACGCCGCGATTCGGCTGAGATTTACCGTACTCAAGGCCGTCAGGATTTGGAAGAAGTGGAACTGGCAGAACTGGCCGTAATTGAGGAATTCCTTCCGAAGCAGTTGGACGAAGGAGATTTGCGTGAGCGTCTCTTGGAAATCATTCAGCGCACCGGTGCCTTGGGGCCATCAGACATGGGGAAAGTAATGGGCGTAGCCTCCAGAGAACTAGCCGGCCTAGCCGATGGCAGAGCCATTTCCAGTGCGGTGAGTGCCTTGTTAAACAATACCAACGCCTAA
- a CDS encoding CvpA family protein, whose product MFLLLPVAYGAIKGLWKGLILEVASLAALVIIVVFGVKLVSMASPTINEWLGDSAGFLPFLPYLLVFIAIGFAVRFIGLLLKKTVNLTPLGLLDKVGGAFFGALKWGFAVCLLVYFANIAGLDTAFATVKESTVYPFYIEAAPSAWAFVQWVIPVGRDALGAL is encoded by the coding sequence ATGTTTCTGCTTCTCCCGGTGGCCTACGGTGCCATTAAGGGGTTGTGGAAAGGCTTGATTTTAGAGGTTGCCTCTCTGGCGGCCTTGGTGATTATCGTCGTCTTCGGAGTTAAGCTGGTGAGCATGGCTTCTCCTACCATCAATGAATGGCTGGGCGACAGTGCCGGTTTTTTGCCGTTTCTGCCGTACCTGCTGGTGTTCATTGCCATCGGGTTTGCCGTGCGGTTTATTGGCCTACTCTTAAAGAAGACGGTCAATCTCACGCCGCTGGGTTTGTTAGATAAAGTGGGCGGTGCATTTTTTGGAGCGCTTAAGTGGGGTTTTGCCGTGTGTCTATTGGTGTATTTTGCCAACATCGCCGGGTTAGACACTGCTTTTGCCACCGTGAAAGAGTCTACCGTATATCCGTTTTATATAGAAGCCGCGCCTAGTGCCTGGGCTTTCGTGCAATGGGTGATTCCGGTGGGCCGAGATGCCTTAGGCGCACTTTAA
- a CDS encoding anthranilate synthase component II, with product MLLLLDNFDSFTYNLYDYFKQIGVEVEVRRNNVSLEEIQALPLEGIVLSPGPGTPEKAGVMPAVIDYYHDKLPMLGICLGHQALGQFFGGQVVKALKPMHGKISEITCVPDPLFANMPQKVQVVRYHSLVVTEAPASLIALAETAEGELMAFKHNQLPLYALQFHPEAALTTHGLTMLKNWVDIVNITTH from the coding sequence GTGCTACTGCTCCTGGACAACTTTGATTCGTTTACTTACAACCTCTATGACTATTTCAAACAAATAGGCGTGGAGGTAGAAGTGCGGCGCAATAATGTGTCTCTAGAGGAAATACAAGCCTTGCCCCTGGAAGGAATTGTGCTGTCGCCGGGACCGGGTACGCCTGAAAAAGCCGGGGTAATGCCTGCCGTCATTGACTACTACCATGATAAATTACCTATGCTGGGCATTTGCCTCGGGCACCAGGCATTGGGACAGTTCTTTGGTGGTCAGGTGGTCAAGGCACTCAAGCCCATGCATGGTAAAATCTCAGAGATTACCTGCGTGCCAGACCCGTTGTTTGCCAATATGCCCCAGAAGGTACAGGTAGTGCGCTATCATTCATTGGTGGTGACAGAAGCCCCGGCTTCATTAATTGCTTTGGCGGAAACCGCAGAAGGGGAGTTGATGGCGTTTAAGCATAACCAATTGCCGCTCTATGCGTTGCAGTTTCACCCAGAGGCGGCTTTAACTACTCATGGGCTCACTATGCTTAAAAATTGGGTAGATATTGTTAATATTACAACCCACTAG
- a CDS encoding alpha/beta fold hydrolase gives MDLEIKKEGGFEFIDEGEGQVLILLHGLFGALSNWQGVVSHFRKNYRVVIPMMPLYTMPLPQASVPGLVEFVEEFVAFKNLSELTLLGNSLGGHVALEYAIKNPSYVKRLVLTGSSGLFEDSMGGSFPKRGNYEFVKERVEYTFYSPETATKELVDEVFDITNSNPKVLRIISIAKSAQRNNMAKDLVKITAPTLLIWGLNDTITPPIVAHEFNRLIQNSELHFIDHCCHAPMMEHPDAFNSILDRFLLKTASL, from the coding sequence ATGGACCTGGAAATTAAGAAGGAAGGCGGGTTTGAATTCATAGACGAGGGCGAAGGCCAAGTGCTGATTCTGTTACACGGGCTCTTCGGGGCGCTCAGTAATTGGCAGGGGGTGGTGTCGCATTTCAGGAAGAATTACCGGGTAGTCATCCCCATGATGCCTCTTTATACCATGCCATTGCCACAGGCAAGCGTACCGGGTCTGGTAGAGTTTGTAGAGGAGTTTGTAGCGTTCAAAAATCTTTCAGAATTAACCCTGCTCGGTAACTCATTGGGTGGACACGTGGCGCTAGAGTATGCCATTAAAAATCCAAGCTATGTAAAGCGCCTGGTCTTAACGGGTAGCTCTGGTTTGTTTGAAGACTCCATGGGTGGTTCTTTCCCTAAGCGTGGCAATTATGAATTTGTGAAAGAGCGGGTGGAGTATACCTTCTATTCCCCAGAGACGGCTACCAAGGAACTGGTGGACGAAGTTTTTGACATCACCAACAGCAATCCCAAGGTCTTGCGCATCATCTCCATTGCTAAATCTGCGCAGCGCAACAACATGGCAAAGGATTTAGTCAAAATCACGGCGCCTACTTTATTAATCTGGGGGTTGAATGACACCATCACGCCGCCTATTGTGGCGCATGAGTTCAACAGGCTCATCCAAAACTCAGAATTGCACTTCATAGATCATTGCTGCCACGCGCCCATGATGGAACATCCAGACGCCTTTAACAGTATCTTAGATAGATTTCTGCTAAAGACCGCCTCTCTATGA
- a CDS encoding CBS domain-containing protein, translating to MIAEELINQMVPPLKLSDSGEKAVKWMEEFRLNQLPVVKNRKYLGLVTEDDVLEAKNTDLALEQISFDFEHVHVQQNQHFYSVMELAIKNKVQVVPVLDELQEYLGVITVNDTIAAFGQMSAMQGQGGILVLTMAERDYSLSEISRLVESNNAKILSAYVSPDEVDIFQIKLTLKINTVDLSRIVATLERFGYRITAQFQDGGKTDEDQDRLDMLMRYLNV from the coding sequence ATGATTGCCGAAGAATTGATAAATCAAATGGTGCCGCCGCTAAAACTCTCTGACTCAGGAGAGAAGGCGGTGAAGTGGATGGAAGAGTTCCGTCTAAACCAATTGCCAGTCGTCAAAAACCGGAAATACCTGGGCCTGGTCACTGAAGATGATGTGCTGGAAGCCAAAAATACGGACCTGGCTCTGGAGCAGATTTCTTTTGATTTTGAGCACGTGCATGTGCAGCAGAACCAGCACTTTTACAGCGTTATGGAACTGGCCATTAAAAACAAAGTACAGGTAGTGCCGGTTCTGGATGAATTGCAGGAGTATCTGGGTGTTATTACGGTAAATGACACTATTGCCGCCTTCGGGCAGATGTCTGCCATGCAAGGCCAGGGCGGTATTCTGGTCCTGACCATGGCCGAGCGGGATTACTCCCTTTCAGAAATAAGCCGTCTGGTAGAATCCAACAACGCTAAGATTTTAAGCGCCTACGTGTCTCCAGATGAGGTGGATATCTTTCAGATAAAGCTTACCTTGAAGATTAATACCGTAGACCTTTCCCGTATTGTAGCCACCCTGGAGCGGTTTGGTTACAGAATCACTGCCCAGTTTCAAGACGGTGGCAAGACAGATGAAGACCAGGACAGATTAGATATGCTCATGCGCTATCTAAATGTATAG
- a CDS encoding NAD kinase: MKIAIVGKPVKEEVLPYVKALFDNLLQRGITVTVSESFAELLAPSLTLPSQIEFFNRQTSLREVSYMLSLGGDGTLLDAVTYVGPLQIPILGINMGRLGFLASVPYAQLEAAIDTLLKGHYTFDERSLIHLDSDQEVFDGINFGLNEFSILKRDTSSMIAVHTYIDGEYLNSYWADGLIVATPTGSTGYSLSCGGPVMMPQTNNFVISPVCPHNLNVRPLVVSDRSVISFEIEGRSTRYLVSLDSRSRPVDATIQLAIRREDFNARLVKLNQVNFLTTLRTKMHWGLDQRNG, encoded by the coding sequence ATGAAAATAGCAATTGTTGGAAAACCCGTGAAGGAGGAGGTGTTGCCTTATGTCAAAGCTCTCTTTGACAACTTGTTGCAGCGGGGTATCACAGTGACCGTTTCAGAGAGTTTCGCTGAGCTATTAGCCCCTAGTCTGACCTTGCCCTCTCAGATAGAATTCTTTAACCGACAGACTAGCCTCCGCGAAGTTTCTTACATGCTCAGCCTGGGCGGTGATGGCACCTTATTGGATGCGGTCACCTATGTGGGGCCGTTGCAGATTCCCATCCTGGGCATTAACATGGGACGGTTGGGGTTTTTAGCCTCAGTTCCGTATGCCCAGTTAGAAGCCGCCATTGACACGCTCTTAAAAGGACACTATACTTTTGACGAACGCTCGCTCATTCACTTAGACAGTGACCAAGAGGTGTTTGACGGCATCAACTTCGGGTTAAATGAATTCTCCATCTTAAAGCGCGATACGTCCTCTATGATTGCGGTGCATACGTACATAGACGGGGAGTACTTGAACTCTTATTGGGCAGACGGATTGATTGTGGCTACGCCAACGGGTTCTACGGGCTATTCTTTGAGTTGCGGAGGGCCGGTAATGATGCCGCAGACAAACAATTTTGTCATCTCTCCCGTATGCCCTCATAATTTGAACGTCCGCCCACTGGTGGTGTCAGACAGAAGTGTGATCTCTTTTGAAATAGAAGGGAGGAGCACCCGGTATTTGGTGTCTTTAGATTCCAGATCACGGCCTGTAGACGCTACCATCCAACTGGCAATACGGCGGGAGGACTTTAATGCGCGCTTAGTGAAGCTCAACCAGGTGAATTTTTTAACCACGTTGCGTACTAAGATGCATTGGGGCTTAGATCAACGAAATGGCTAA
- a CDS encoding DUF6089 family protein: MKNVFSVFLIVITLSIAFSQDAEAQRFRIRNRYNSVSVSLNAMNYFGDVTPEADFTSLRLKSTRPSLAISYTRRFYPRLSARASFSWGRITGDDAKSASPDEDENAPRFKRNLSFRNDIKELSVVGIVDLFENRRSYLRRPDFTPYVFAGVAVFHHNPKAYYDGGNATFPNVASGWYELQPLGTEGQYSDADGYPDPYSRIQFSVPFGIGARYRIDKRWDIALEIGWRKTFTDYLDDVSGTYANKTDLKNDEARLFSDRSAESGQPGVVNTGGYPHINGYGMKGDQRGDITDDDWYITTGVTLSYILRPTRKGPKFR; encoded by the coding sequence ATGAAAAACGTATTCTCAGTATTTTTAATTGTAATAACTCTTAGTATTGCGTTTTCGCAGGATGCAGAGGCCCAGCGCTTTAGGATCAGAAACAGATATAATTCTGTGAGTGTGAGCTTAAACGCCATGAACTACTTCGGGGATGTGACGCCAGAGGCAGACTTCACTAGTTTGCGCCTGAAATCAACCCGTCCCAGCTTAGCGATCAGCTATACCAGAAGATTTTACCCAAGACTTTCTGCCAGGGCTTCCTTCAGCTGGGGACGTATTACCGGCGATGACGCCAAAAGTGCCTCGCCAGATGAAGATGAGAATGCGCCAAGATTCAAGCGTAACCTCAGCTTTAGAAATGATATCAAAGAATTGAGCGTGGTAGGTATTGTAGACCTTTTTGAAAACCGCCGCTCTTATTTACGCCGTCCTGACTTCACTCCTTATGTCTTTGCCGGGGTAGCCGTTTTCCATCATAACCCCAAAGCGTATTATGATGGCGGGAATGCTACTTTTCCAAACGTAGCCTCTGGATGGTATGAATTGCAACCTCTAGGTACAGAAGGCCAATATTCTGATGCAGATGGCTACCCAGATCCATATTCCAGAATTCAGTTCTCGGTTCCTTTCGGGATTGGTGCCAGATACAGAATTGACAAACGCTGGGACATTGCCTTAGAGATTGGCTGGAGAAAAACCTTCACTGATTATCTGGATGACGTAAGTGGTACTTATGCCAACAAAACTGATTTGAAAAATGATGAGGCAAGGCTTTTCTCAGACAGAAGTGCTGAAAGTGGACAGCCAGGCGTAGTAAATACAGGTGGTTATCCACACATCAATGGGTACGGTATGAAAGGCGACCAGCGCGGCGATATCACTGATGATGACTGGTACATTACTACTGGCGTTACCTTAAGTTATATTTTAAGGCCAACAAGAAAAGGACCTAAATTCCGTTAA
- the porG gene encoding type IX secretion system protein PorG: protein MGASAQNQERSTNEIGIGVGGISYKGDVSPRYRLLSNRPAITLFYKKDVSRALVLRGSLLAGKVKAKDEHYESLPLSDYRKAEVATSLIELAVGIDYNFLDYYDFRRNVRWTPYFTLGVAGLAYNNKTIAKNPAIIYPENGGNNEPYRTAFTMAVPIGVGAKYALTHRLNLGVEFGARFLLTDRFDNLTNQNEKVMNPYDSDWYFYNGVYLSYTFYKINCPLF, encoded by the coding sequence ATGGGCGCTTCTGCGCAGAACCAGGAGAGAAGTACCAATGAGATTGGTATAGGGGTTGGAGGTATTTCTTATAAAGGGGATGTGTCGCCTAGGTACAGGTTGTTGAGTAACCGGCCCGCTATCACCTTGTTCTACAAGAAAGACGTATCCAGAGCCTTGGTTCTGCGGGGCAGTCTTCTGGCGGGCAAGGTGAAAGCAAAGGATGAACATTATGAAAGCCTGCCTCTTTCAGATTACAGAAAAGCAGAGGTGGCCACTAGCTTGATTGAACTGGCAGTAGGGATAGACTATAATTTCCTGGACTATTATGATTTCAGGAGAAATGTGCGCTGGACTCCTTATTTCACCTTAGGAGTGGCAGGGCTCGCCTATAATAATAAAACCATCGCCAAGAACCCTGCCATCATCTACCCAGAGAACGGTGGGAACAATGAGCCCTACAGAACGGCCTTCACCATGGCCGTGCCCATTGGGGTAGGTGCCAAGTATGCCCTTACGCACCGGTTGAACCTGGGCGTTGAGTTTGGGGCACGCTTTCTATTGACGGACCGGTTTGACAACCTTACCAATCAGAATGAGAAAGTGATGAACCCGTATGACAGTGACTGGTATTTTTACAACGGCGTTTATCTCTCCTATACCTTCTATAAAATCAATTGTCCTTTATTTTAA
- a CDS encoding isoprenyl transferase produces the protein MSLKEKIDLGNLPQHIAVIMDGNGRWAKKKGNLRIFGHQNAITAVRETVEASAELGVQYLTLYAFSTENWSRPKQEVDALMQLLVSTISKETATLNKNNIRLQAIGDLASLPASCRKQLEEAMAKTSKNTRMTLVLALSYSGRWDITNAVQRVAEAVKAGELAPEAITEQTIGKYLATAGMPDPGLLIRTSGEQRISNFLLWQLAYTELYITELLWPDFRKEHLYEAILAYQQRERRFGKTSEQLQKAHS, from the coding sequence ATGAGCCTGAAGGAAAAGATAGATCTAGGCAATTTGCCCCAACACATTGCCGTTATCATGGACGGAAACGGGCGGTGGGCGAAGAAAAAAGGCAACCTCCGGATCTTTGGCCACCAGAACGCAATCACCGCTGTTAGGGAAACAGTAGAGGCATCTGCTGAGTTAGGAGTGCAATACCTGACGCTGTATGCCTTTTCTACGGAGAACTGGTCACGGCCTAAGCAAGAGGTAGACGCCTTGATGCAACTGCTGGTAAGCACCATTAGCAAAGAGACGGCCACGCTGAACAAGAACAACATTCGGCTACAGGCTATAGGAGACTTGGCTTCGCTGCCCGCGTCTTGTAGAAAGCAGTTGGAAGAAGCCATGGCCAAGACAAGCAAGAATACCAGAATGACTTTGGTACTGGCGCTGAGTTACAGTGGCCGTTGGGACATCACCAATGCCGTTCAGCGGGTGGCAGAGGCCGTAAAGGCTGGTGAACTAGCCCCAGAAGCTATTACAGAGCAAACCATTGGAAAATATTTAGCCACCGCTGGCATGCCAGACCCAGGTCTGCTTATTAGAACTAGCGGCGAGCAGAGAATCAGTAACTTCCTGCTTTGGCAGTTAGCCTATACAGAGTTGTATATTACAGAGCTGTTATGGCCAGATTTCAGGAAAGAGCATCTATATGAAGCCATACTTGCTTACCAGCAGCGGGAGCGCCGGTTTGGTAAGACAAGTGAACAATTACAAAAAGCACATTCTTAA